Genomic DNA from Bacteroidota bacterium:
ACAAAAAATGTTGATGTAATAACACTGGGTTGCAATAGTGTGATGTGTGTTACAACACGAAAATAAAAAAGAGGTTTCCCAGATGCTATTTAACGAGTTTAACAAATTGTAAAGGACAGCGTTTGGCCCGCTGTTTGCCCAAATAAACAATATTTTGAGCCGGTAGCCCCGGGGAGCGGGGAACTGCACAGCAGGGACTGGATATTATTTAACGTCTGTTCAAAACAAAATGCCCGTATGCTTTAACGCTACCATTTTTTCTTAGTTTACTACACTTAATCTGGTGCACATGCACATCTCTGCATTGAACAGCGTAATGCCGTACACAGTATTGCCGCATACAAAGTCATACCGCGCCCTGTTATTGTTGATGCTGGTGGCCAGCCTTTTCGGCACACTGCAGACCAGCGCACAACCAGGTGAGTTGACGGGCTTTTCTTTTTTGCGGATGGAGCCTTCTGCCCGTGCCGCAGCTTTGGGTGGCGCATTTAATGCCGTCCAGGGTGATGATGTAAACGCCTTTTTCTACAACCCTGCGCTTGCCAATGCGCAGATGCACCGTGGGTTGTCTGTTTCCTTTTTGAATCATGTCAGCGATCTGCGTGCTGGATTCCTTGCTTATGGCTACCACGCAGAAGCCCTCGGCACGCTCAGTTTTGGAATGCGGTATCTCAGTTGGGGTAGCCTTGATGAAGCTGATACGCAGGGCAACCGGCTCGGCTCTTTCTCTGCCAATGATGTGGCGTTTACCGTGGGGTTGTCTCGGCTGTACAGCGACCAGTTGTATGTCGGTGCTAACCTGCACAGTATCATTTCGTCTGTTGATGCTTTCTCTGCCTCCGCACTGGCAGCCGATGTAGGCATTGTGTACCAGGCCCCCAGTGGGCAGTTTGCGTTTAGCACGTCGATCAACAACCTCGGCGTGACCCTGAAGTCGCTTGGCGAAACAGAAGACGAGTTGCCGCTTGATTTTCGCGTGGGCGTTTCTGGCAAGCTACGCCACCTGCCGCTGATGCTAACCCTGACGGGCTACAACCTGCACGATTTTGACGCTGCCGTTCCTGGTGCCAGTACGTTGGACCAGGTCATGGAGCATATTGCCGTCGGCGGCGAGTTTCAGTTCAGCGAAAGCTTCAACCTGCGGTTTGGGTATAACCACCGCCGGCACCAAACGCTCAAACAGAAAAGCCGGCTCGACTTCGCCGGTTTTGGCTTTGGCGTCGGACTCAAAATATCGCGCGTCTATTTCGACTACGCCTTCAATTCCTGGTCGTCACTGGGTGGTTTAAACCAGTTTACATTGCGCACTGTGCTGTAGGGAATAAATGCCGCACTGTTGTTGTCCATTCTGCAGCTAACCCGCCGTTGCGCTAAGGACAACGTAAGAACTATGGATACCACTAAAACTACCTTGCTGCTTTTAGTTGTTGTGCTGATGGCGCAGGCCTGCAATGTGTTGCAGGAAAACAATGCTGATGACGTTGTCATCACGCTTGATAAGCCTTTCCGCTTGTACGTTGGGGAAACAGCGCGGTTGGGGGATGAATTTCAGATCACTTTTGAAAACCTGGCGGAAGACTCT
This window encodes:
- the porQ gene encoding type IX secretion system protein PorQ, encoding MHISALNSVMPYTVLPHTKSYRALLLLMLVASLFGTLQTSAQPGELTGFSFLRMEPSARAAALGGAFNAVQGDDVNAFFYNPALANAQMHRGLSVSFLNHVSDLRAGFLAYGYHAEALGTLSFGMRYLSWGSLDEADTQGNRLGSFSANDVAFTVGLSRLYSDQLYVGANLHSIISSVDAFSASALAADVGIVYQAPSGQFAFSTSINNLGVTLKSLGETEDELPLDFRVGVSGKLRHLPLMLTLTGYNLHDFDAAVPGASTLDQVMEHIAVGGEFQFSESFNLRFGYNHRRHQTLKQKSRLDFAGFGFGVGLKISRVYFDYAFNSWSSLGGLNQFTLRTVL